The Pectobacterium wasabiae CFBP 3304 DNA segment GTAACGGAAACGATACGCTGAGCGGATAGAAACATTTCCGGCACGGTGATGACGGCGGCCAGCGACGTATCCTTGATTAAGGAAATAAACGTATTGGAGAGCGGCGGTAGCGAAACGAAAACGGATTGAGGAAAGATGACCCAACGAATCGCCTGCCTGCCATTCATGCCGAGAGAATAGGCGGCACTCCATTGGCCTTTCGGGACAGATAAGATGGCCCCACGGACGATCTCAGAGCTATAGGCTCCCACACTGACGGTGAAACCAATAAGTGCCGCCGGAAAGGCATCCAGAGTAATGCCCGCGCTGGGCAGCCCATAAAAAATCAGGAAAAGCTGCACCAGCAGCGGTGTGCCACGAATGACCCAAACGTAGAAATCACCCAGCCATTTCAGCGGCTTTGGGCCATAGAGGCGAACCAGCGCGATGAGAATGCCGAGAGCTAGGCCAAAGATGAAAGACAGGATAGCCAGAGGGACGGTAAATTTCAGTCCCGCAGATAGCAGACTCCAGAAAGAGTCTGCCATGAGTTGTAGCCAAGGCGGCATGAAAACGAGCTCCGATAACGATAGGCGCTAATCACAGCGCGCGCTGGTGACCATCATATTGATGACAGCGCGCTCTGGTAACAGTGCGATTATTGAGAAACATCCTCCCCGAAGTATCGCACAGATATCGTTTTATAGGTGCCGTCCGCTTTGATTTCATCCAGAGCTTTATTCAATGCTTCCACCAGTGGAGCCTGATCTTTACGCACCAGAATAGCGGAAGGCTCACCGTCCTTTGAGGTCGCGGCAATCTTCACGTTGGCATCCGGCTTATGCTTTTTAAAATCCAGGAATGACAGATTATCGTTCAATGTGGCGTCGGCGCGGCCGCTAAGAACCAGATCCAGCGACTGGTTAAAGCCGTCCGTTGGTACAATTTCCGCACCGTAGCTGGTGGCTTGTTTGGAGTAATTACTGGTCAGGCTTTGGGCCGATTTTTTGCCTTTCAGATCGCTGAAGTCCTTGATGGCGGTGTTATCACCACGGACAACCAGCACGGCTTTGGAGTCGATATAAGGCTTGGAGAAATCATACTTGACCTGACGTTCTTTGGTTACGCCAACCTGATTGATGACCGCATCGTAGCGCTTGGCATCAATACCGGCGATTAAACCGTCCCAGCGCCCTTCAATAAATTGTGCTTTCACGCCGAGCTTTTCTGCCACCGCACGGCCAACGTCCACATCGAAACCAACCAGTTGCCCTGATTTATCATGATAGGTGTAAGGCGCGTAGGTGCCTTCCGTACCGAACTTGATAACCCCTGCGGACTTGATGGCGCTAAGGTCATCTGCATGAGCGAATACGCTGGTAGCAAGCAGGGCGCTGGTCAGTAAAGCAAAACGTATTTTTTTCATTATGAATTCCTGTGAGTGGTGTGCAGCGATGTGCTTATAACTTTTGTTAATAATGAATCTACGCGACAACACATCTGTTTATAAATCACGTTGTGTGATGATTTATATCAGAAGTGAATATAGTCCTGAACGTCGTTTGCCGTGAATTGTAGTGAATATAGTGCGCCTGCCCAGCTTTAACCATCTTGTGCGAAAGAACGATAGAAAAAGTCTGCTGCTGCCGTAATGTTACCCAACTGTCACAATCGGCTTCTATTCTCAAAGGACATCATTGCTTTTGCCACTATCCAGCAGGAGACAACAATGAAGATCCGTATCGCCAGCTATAACGTTGAGAACCTATTTCATCGCACTGCGATTCTTAACCTCCCCGATTCCCAGCAGATCGATGCCTTATTGGAACAGGTCAGGCAGCTCCAGCAGCTTCTCGAACAGCCCCGATACGATGATGCCTTGAAGGATCAGGTGTTCCGTCTTTCTATCGCACTCCGTCCTTATATTGATATCCGTACCGATGCGGGCACGTTGGGGAGATGGAAAAAGGAGGAGGCTGGTACGGGATTCAGGATCAATAAAAGCTGCCGTGGTCGTGGAGATTGGATAGGTGAAATCGTGTTCAAATCGCAGGAATTCAGCAGCCAACAGCGCAAGAACACGGGCAAGATTATTAACCTGCTTAACGCCGACATCCTGTGCGCCGTTGAAGTTGAAAACATGGATGTATTACGTGACTT contains these protein-coding regions:
- a CDS encoding amino acid ABC transporter substrate-binding protein translates to MKKIRFALLTSALLATSVFAHADDLSAIKSAGVIKFGTEGTYAPYTYHDKSGQLVGFDVDVGRAVAEKLGVKAQFIEGRWDGLIAGIDAKRYDAVINQVGVTKERQVKYDFSKPYIDSKAVLVVRGDNTAIKDFSDLKGKKSAQSLTSNYSKQATSYGAEIVPTDGFNQSLDLVLSGRADATLNDNLSFLDFKKHKPDANVKIAATSKDGEPSAILVRKDQAPLVEALNKALDEIKADGTYKTISVRYFGEDVSQ
- a CDS encoding amino acid ABC transporter permease, with the translated sequence MPPWLQLMADSFWSLLSAGLKFTVPLAILSFIFGLALGILIALVRLYGPKPLKWLGDFYVWVIRGTPLLVQLFLIFYGLPSAGITLDAFPAALIGFTVSVGAYSSEIVRGAILSVPKGQWSAAYSLGMNGRQAIRWVIFPQSVFVSLPPLSNTFISLIKDTSLAAVITVPEMFLSAQRIVSVTYEPLILYVEAALIYLMFSTVLSQLQVKLEKYYQRHITH